Proteins from one Nicotiana tabacum cultivar K326 chromosome 23, ASM71507v2, whole genome shotgun sequence genomic window:
- the LOC107806959 gene encoding serine carboxypeptidase-like 27: protein MEKIPPFVICLSLLFLSSCYCSINVEQLRDKITYLPGQPANVQFNQYSGYVTVNEQAGRALFYWLIESPVSRNPEKRPLILWLNGGPGCSSVAYGAAEEIGPFHIDSDGKTLYLNPYSWNNLANLLFLESPAGVGFSYTNTSSDLYNAGDQRTAEDTYQFLVKWFERFPQYKHREFYIAGESYAGHYVPQLSQLVYRRNKGIKNPIINFKGFMVGNAVTDDYHDYIGTFEYWWTHGLISDSTYKLLQITCDKGSSEHPSTDCTKALLLAEQEQGNIDPYSIYTRPCASTSSLRRNLRGHYPWMSRAYDPCTERYSEIYFNLPEVQKAFHANVTKVAYPWKTCSDIVGNYWADSPLSMLPIYQELIAAGLRIWVFSGDTDSVVPVTATRYSIDALKLPTITNWYPWYDNKKVGGWSQVYKGLTLVTVTGAGHEVPLHRPRQAFILLRSFLENKPMPS from the exons ATGGAGAAAATTCCCCCCTTTGTAATTTGCTTGTCATTGTTGTTTTTGAGTAGTTGTTATTGTTCCATAAATGTAGAACAATTGAGGGATAAAATTACTTATTTGCCTGGTCAACCAGCAAATGTACAATTCAATCAGTATTCAGGTTATGTTACTGTAAATGAACAAGCTGGAAGAGCATTGTTTTACTGGTTAATTGAGTCACCAGTGAGTAGAAATCCTGAGAAAAGGCCACTAATTTTATGGCTAAATGGAGGGCCAGGTTGTTCTTCAGTAGCTTATGGAGCAGCTGAAGAAATCGGTCCGTTTCATATTGATTCTGATGGGAAGACACTTTACTTGAATCCATACTCCTGGAACAATT TGGCAAATTTGCTTTTCCTTGAATCGCCAGCTGGGGTTGGATTTTCGTATACGAATACTTCCTCAGACTTGTATAATGCGGGTGATCAAAGAACAG CTGAAGATACGTACCAGTTTCTCGTTAAGTGGTTCGAAAGGTTTCCCCAGTACAAGCATAGAGAATTTTACATTGCTGGAGAAAGTTATGCAG GGCATTATGTTCCACAGCTATCTCAACTTGTCTACCGAAGGAACAAGGGAATCAAGAACCCGATTATTAATTTCAAGGGCTTTATG GTGGGGAATGCTGTTACCGATGATTACCATGACTATATTGGCACGTTCGAGTACTGGTGGACCCATGGCTTGATTTCGGATTCTACGTACAAGCTTCTCCAGATAACATGTGACAAAGGATCTTCTGAACATCCTTCCACTGATTGTACTAAAGCTCTTCTTCTTGCAGAACAAGAGCAGGGAAATATTGACCCTTATAGCATATATACTCGTCCTTGTGCTAGTACTTCATCACTTCGGCGCAACTTAAGGGGTCATTAT CCGTGGATGTCCAGAGCATATGACCCATGTACCGAGAGATATTCTGAAATTTATTTTAATCTCCCCGAGGTACAAAAGGCATTCCATGCTAATGTAACTAAGGTTGCCTATCCTTGGAAAACATGCAG TGACATTGTTGGAAACTATTGGGCCGATTCTCCTCTGTCAATGCTTCCCATCTACCAAGAGCTAATAGCTGCTGGTCTCAGGATATGGGTATTCAG TGGGGATACTGATTCAGTTGTTCCTGTAACCGCAACTCGTTATTCTATAGATGCTTTGAAGCTTCCAACTATCACCAACTGGTACCCTTGGTATGACAATAAAAAG GTTGGAGGATGGAGCCAAGTATACAAAGGGTTGACGCTTGTAACTGTAACAGGAGCAGGGCACGAAGTGCCACTTCATCGCCCTCGTCAAGCTTTCATTCTATTGAGATCTTTTTTGGAGAACAAACCAATGCCAAGCTAA